The Trichosurus vulpecula isolate mTriVul1 chromosome 9, mTriVul1.pri, whole genome shotgun sequence region GCATACagtggggcttaataaatgctcgttcctTCTCCTCCCACACCCCCGGCCTCCAGGCCAAGAATCATCTTGGGGTTAGAACCTGCCCCTGCTGGGAAGCAGCCAGGAGCCTGTAGAAAGTCAGAAAGTGCTGAAAATTAGAGTGAACACATTCAGAAAGCCAGAACATGTAACCCCCGGGGCACCCCCTTTTCTCCTGGGGCTCCCCAGCTTTACAAGGGAAGGCAAACCTCCAAACCCAGACTGCTGGTGACAGCcgcctcccccatccccccacttGCTTTTCCCTGTTATCTTGGTAATAGCTCCCTTTTCcaaatccccctcccccattctgagTTCTTTTATTGTATGTTCCACCAGCTTTGTGATGAAAGTTAAACAGGTCACGTTCTTGTGACTGCAGAAGCTTATATGATGAGTTTTAATCAGTTTAATTAAAAGCAAATATGCAGCCCCTGGATTCCCAGGGGGAGAAGTCACTGAGAGGCCGGATGCCTGGATGACCCTAGGTGGACGACGAGCCCATTGTCCCCAAAGCTTTGGCTGTAGCTTGGATCGTGGTTTGTAGGACGGACTTCAGGGCTTCTGTTTGCACGAGGTCCAGTCCAAATGTTCTCGGGATGTGACCTTGGTTGGTTTGGTGGCCGGACTGTAGACAGCCCCCTCCGGTCTTCGGGGCTCCCCGGGCTGGGTGGGCAGCAGAGTCTTGGGAGGGGTCCTGGGCCTCTTCAGATAGAGCATCCTCCACTATGACAGGTGACGGTTCGAGATGCTCTGAATCAGGCCATGGATGAAGAATTGGAGCGGGATGAGAAGGTCTTTTTGCTCGGAGAAGAAGTCGCTCAGTATGATGGCGCCTACAAGGTAATGACCAAGGATTCCCAGTGACACATGGCGGAAAGCTGCCCAGCTCTCCTGCCGGCTCCCAGTAACTGGGTCTGACCTTGTCTTAACTGCAGGTCAGCAGAGGTCTGTGGAAGAAGTACGGAGACAAGAGAATAATTGACACCCCGATATCCGAGGTAAGGCCTGGAATCCAGTCGAAGATGTTTGCACAAAAAGGAAGGGTTCCCCTGAACATCTCAGTTCCTGACTGTCATTTTGCTGTTTCAGATGGGCTTTGCTGGGATCGCTGTAGGGGCAGCTATGGTATGTAATGCACATTTCTGAAAACTCCCCCAAATTGgtcatttttaattttgtctctTGAGGAGTGGTTTAATGTAGTACAGTGGTAgttaatacttttttctttcaattaaacTACTTAgttatgttgtttttttcccctaatttaaCAGGCTGGATTGAGGCCTATTTGTGAATTCATGACCTTCAATTTCTCTATGCAAGCAATCGACCAGGTTATAAACTCAGCTGCCAagacttactatatgtcaggtggGCTTCAGCCTGTGCCCATTGTCTTCAGGGGACCTAATGGTGCTTCCGCTGGTGTGGCTGCCCAGCATTCACAGTGTTTTGCAGCTTGGTATGGGCACTGTCCTGGATTAAAAGTGGTTAGTCCTTGGAATTCAGAGGATTCAAAAGGACTTATGAAATCAGCAATCCGGGATGATAATCCAGGTGagtccttttttccttctgatttacAGAGAATCATACATAGAATTTTATGTTGGAAACAGTAGAAATTATAGAGTAAAACCTTTCCATTTAAAAGGAACTGAATACCTTTAACTAGTTTCAGTTAATGTGAAGAGAgaaactaattttgtttttaaatcttgaTTTCTTCCTGTTCCAATGTGAATAAAATCCTGATTGATGTTCATTAAATAGAGAAAACATCTGTTTGCACCTGCCCCAGCTTGTGATCTGTAGCATTTCTGGATTTCTGACATGCTTTAATTTTAATAAGCAGAAGTGGTGGAgtgagcaccggccctggaatcaggaggacctgagttcaaatccggcctcagacacttgacacatgtattagctgtgtgaccttgggcaagtcacttaaccccaattgccctgccaaaaagcaaaaaaaaaaaaaaaaataagcagaagaGTCAAGGTGAATGTGATATAAATAAGCCATTATTAAGCTCAGCTGTCTTTTAAAACTACAGCAATTGAgatttcctcatataaaacaCAGCTTTTTTAAGTGAAACTTTTCTAGAAGTTAACGTcacttatttgttttaaaaatacatgatgAGTAGTCAGTCATCCATAAAACTCCTTGATACTTGCtttaaaactagaaaacagtcttGGAATCCCTCCAATCCCTTTGGGCctcacattgacttagaaaacctcaaattaacattctctgtgttgtattttttatctatgttgttaaacatttcctgggCACATTTTCGTTGGGCTCTGGCTGGGCTCCAGAGTTTTGCCATCCCCCTGAGTTGTGTGCATCCCTTGTGGTGACCCACTCCtagaaaggggtggggtgggagatgtTAGGTGGAGGCCCAGGTGACTCTGGGGggcccccccccatccccctcccccaggttGGAATTGTAAATTCTTATCTAGGGTTAATCCTGTTTGTTTTGTAGTTGTGGTGCTAGAAAATGAGCTGATGTATGGAGTTCCTTTTGAATTTTCTGAGGAAGCTCAGTCAAAAGATTTCCTGATTCCTATTGGAAAGGCTAAAGTCGAAAGGGAAGGTAAAAAACTGTCGCACCATCTCTCCCAAACCCCGCCCCCCATGCAGATAGGAGAAGCAAAGCACTCATTTATTTGGGGAATTTCCTTGCATTTTCAAGAGAGATTTTAGGGCCCAGGCatggttgtatttttatttgaggctgagacctgagttccaatcctccCCCAGACACTGAGTgacccggacaagtcacttaagctctgcctgcctcagtttcctcaactgtaagaatTACACTAGCACCTGCCTCCCTGCATTGTGAGGATCGTATGTTAGTGGTTATTTTCTCAGCTCTTTTAGTGCTGGAGATTAGGAGATTTGAAAGCACTTTTACCCCAGGAACATGCCATTTTCAGGAAGTACACTATTCCACATTGCCCTAGACTTAACTTCAGGTATTAACACAAGCGAAGTGGTGAGATGGAAGTAACCTGGTTCTTATTGCTGCTTGATTTTAGGAACCCACATCACCTTGGTTTCCCACTCACGACCAGTTGGCCATTGTTTGGAAGCAGCCGCCATACTGTCTAAAGAGGGGGTGGAATGTGAGGTAGGTTAATATCTGGGATTCTGGCACAATCACTTCCAGATGTCTCTTCCCCACTTTTTCTTACCCAGCAAGCCATCTTTTGTAACGAAGATgttaaaagaggggaaaagggcaTTTTAACCAAAGTGACCAGTGTTTCCACCTTGTCTGGTAGTGTGTGCAGGCTTCCTCACCTGTAGTCCCACCTGTGCAGTGAGAGGTGGGAGGGGTATGCATGGTCACTGTAAGGTTGCAGCTGGCCTTAGCGTCTCCACATCTGTTATGGTTGTGGTCATTGTGTGGACAGTCCTGATTGTCTGTgcttctctgcatcagttcatgagaTTATGTGTATTTAAACTGAACATCGTTTTTCACAGCAAATACCCACTTCTTAAGTGCTCCCACATTCTTAGGACCTTGGTTTGGTTCTTTAAAAGCCGAACAGACCAAGGCATTAATCTAGGTGTTTAGGTTTGTAGCCCCACACAGAATGGGCACCATGAGACACCCACTGCCCAGCCTGGTTCAGATCCTCAGGGAGTGAAGGGACGCCTGACATCATTTCATCAAATTTCTCTCTGCAGAAATCTCTTCCACACCCATCTGATTGGAAACTGCAGGAGGCTTCCTTGAATTATAGGGATCCTTTCTGGAACTGCCTCCCTTTCTTCTAGTCTGATCCTTCTTGTCTATGACAGTAGTTGGCTTCCTTCTTGGTCGTCTTTTCCACATTTTCCACCCCAGCTCCTTTCAGCCCTCCATGACCTggtttcctcccccctcccatgaTTCAGCACATCACATTCTGTCCTAGCCAGTCCTGGCTCCCCATCCAGGATACCTGGGTGTGTCCTTCCTATTCTCTTGGGCTGAGCTGGAGAGGCCCACTATCAAATGGAGGCTGACCAGCTTCCCTGGGAACGGGTCCTACTAGCCCCTCTAATCATGGGGGACCCTCTTATTCTTAGACCTCTGGGGCTTTCTCCTGATCCTCTACTGCTCTGGCATCCTCCTTCATGCTGCCCAGGTGATTGTGTGGCTTGTTGATTACATCCTCCTTCCTCATTATAGGGATCTCAGAGCCTCAGGCCCATACCCCTCATTTTGAAGGGGTGGTGGCATCGTAGGCCACGTCTCTGCCTTCATCTGGGCATATCCCACTGACACAGCCTGGTGCCTGGGGCCCTCAGGTGCCCTTCTCAGGCTTCTGGTTAATGGAATGTGATAAATTAATGGTGTGCTGGGGCAGAATGGGATTACAATGAGGTTGCTTtgtcagtcctcagtttccttacctgtaaagtggGCATAGTACTCTCTGAACCCATCTTGGAGAGGTGTGGAGATGAAATGACAATGTCTCTAGTGTTTGGCCCATGGCTGAATGCTCTTGAAGTGTCCGTGCTATTTATCTATGGACTTGAACGTGAGGGTGAGAGGAAGCTGTTGAGTCAGGGACAGTCACTTTGGCTTCTGCACTTTGTATCTTGGGTACAATGTGAGCaaataaagcatttaataatAGAATAAGTTGCATCAGTAAGAGTCCAAACAAGGATGTTGTACTTGTGTTCTGAAGACTCCCCATGGAtgacatgaaaagaaaaaaacatctcGTGTTTTAGGTGATCAACCTTCGTAGCATTAGACCAATGGACATTGAGACCATTGAGCTCAGCGTGATGAAGACCAATCACCTCGTGACTGTTGAAGGAGGCTGGCCCCAGTTTGGGGTGGGAGCTGAGATCTGTGCGAGGATCATGGAAGGTATTTCAGAGACCCCAGCCCCGTGCAACCCATGTGTGGTGTGCAGCCATCCAGGCTCACCACAGGTGCTGGTAGCAGCTCTTTCCCACCCCAGTTGATGTTGTTCATAGTGTATGTCCTCATAGTCCTCctactcctcccaccccaagcaGGAAAATGGAAACTCCTTGGAAAAAAGGACTGTGTTGGGTTTTGTATCCCTCCCACAGGGTCCTGCATGCAGTAGGCGTTTAATAAAACGATTGCTGAATTTAGATGTCTCTCAGAAAGTAGGATACAGTGAGATTGGGGAGAATGGCCAGTTGCTTCCAGCTTCCAGCTAGGCAGACAAATGAGGTGGCAAAGCCTCTGTCCTGTACCTTCTCTGAGCTATCACAATCCCAGTTCACTTTATCTGGTCAGGCCCTCACGTATCTGCTCCTTTGTTTCAGGCCCCGCGTTTAACTTCCTCGATGCCCCTGCTGTCCGAGTCACAGGGGCTGATGTTCCTATGCCTTATGCAAAGATTCTGGAAGAGAACTGCATCCCCCAAGTCAAGGACATCATCTTTGCGGCCAAGAAAACACTGAACATCTAATTTGTACTTGACATTGACGTCCCTGGGATTTCTTGCGTGTAACTGGCTTCAGAGGCTAGGACGTGTTGTTGGTTCACACACGTAATTGTACTGGTCTGGAGCCACAAGGCCTCTGGGTATCGTTTTGTGTGGGGGAAGGTGTCAAAAGCACTCTTGCCATCTCAGTACTGAGACCTTCCGCCCTTTTGTGTCTGTTACAGTTAAAGCTATTTCTGCTCCAAAGAAAACTAATCAATAGAATGTTTCTGCCTCCATTACCAACAGTACAGTGCATCTTGGAGGACCCCTGGCCAAGGGTCTGCCTGACACAGAGGGAAGGCCTGATCTGACTCAGTTGAGTTCTGTTTTGATAAGGAATAAATGCCTTCTGGTTCCAGTCTTTGGTGGTGGTCTTGTGGTTATTCTCTCCCAAAATCCTGCACAGGTGGTAGGAGAATTTTCATTGTTTTGGGAGATGAAGAAATAAGGATCGGGCCAGTGATGGGGATCAGGAAATAGAGAGCCAATGTTTCACAGAACTGTGCACCTTACTTCAAGGGATCCCTCCCCTAAGTCAAATACAAATGGTTAACGGGGCAAGGCAAGCTTACTCTTCACGGCCAGACCTCACAAGTCTCATTACAAACAGCAGAACAAATCAGTTACCAAACATGACTCCGGCTTCACTGGATGACCTCTGGGCCACCTCTGGCAGCTCTTAGATCCCAGGATCCTACTTCTGGGGAAAGAGAAGGTGACCGAGTGTGTGCTCCAAAGCGGGCAGCATCTCAGGGAGACAAGGCCCCATTTTCCCCCAAAACAGACTCAGCTGGTTTCTAAAATGCTTCCTCTGGCTAAAAGCTGCTCCTGACTCATTCATCCACCATTTTGCCAGAAGCATTGCAATGTTAGTATTTTTTGACATTGTGTTAGAAATGCTATATACCTCTATCTTCAGAACTGTCCTTCCAGAAATTCCTAAAACAAGCATGTATATTGAAGCCATATTTAAACGTGAAAAGGAAGATCTTGCTTACAGTAGCAGTTAGCTTTTATTaataaagaaatgacaagaaaataggacatgaaaaaggaaaactaaaatttagaaaaaaatactgtACAAATCTGTCCACCTTTACTAAATGGTATCTCCAAGAATCCTTAAGGTATAGTGTCTTAAAATACCTAGTTCATCTATATAGACAAGCTCTCTTGACAtggtttattattttaataaaaaatacaacTGAATATATATCACAGGTTACATGAAACTATACACACTGACATTCTCTCTGCATAGTAACAAACACTGATGTATACTTGAATTCAAAAATGGATTATCTATAATCCTTTAAAGTGCAATTTGTTTAAAGGTTTAAGCAAATCATAAAATAAAGGATCTTTTCAAATAAATCAATAACATTAAGATTATGTAAGATGTATTTATGTTCAGTTTTTCCAAGAGGGTCATTTCTTAAAGATGGGAAGTTTATTTGTGTTGTAAGAAACCCTCCCTTGTCTTCAACTGATTGGGTGTAAAATGTTAGAAGCGTCCCCATCCCCTATCTGACAAATCCTGTTAATATTCTCTGTTGTCCCTTTTCCAAAAGATTCTAATTAGAAAGTGGCAATTTGGGGCCTGGGGGTGCTGTTTGAACAATCCCCAAACCTAGGAAGTGTCCCTGTTAAAACTCACAGAAGGTGTCTGCCATTTTCCAAGTTATTTTCGGGCTCCTCAAAAGCTCAGGTTGTCTTCTGAACTCAAGCCACAGGCTGTACTTTGGACCAAGTGCTCTTAGGAAAACAGCAGAGAGGAAGCTGAATCATCAAAAATGGAAGGCAGCTCTGAGAGCTTGGAAAGTACTTTAGGACAGACAGTATTCACTGCACCTCGGTTTCCCTAGTCTTTGCTCTTTCTGGGGGAAGGTGGGACCACAACACAGAATGCACTTGCTGCCATGATCTGAGTACTGTCACAGTTGCCCTGCTTTCTGATTCAGTTGCTTGAAAGATGCCCCAAAGCGAGGTTGCCATTCACACTCAAACTCCTTGCCGCCTCACTGCCCTCTTAAAGAGACCCTTGGGTGGTCATGTGCACAGTGCCACCCTCCTGGCTCACCAGTCATTCAACATGGAAGTGTGGGAGTGCACAGGGGTGTGTCAAAGAGAAAAACCTTAAAGATGGCAGCCAGCTGTAAACAGTCAACTTCAGTAGATCCTCGGGGTACTGTGATCACAGGTTTCGGTTTTCTTCAAAGTacctttttgaaaattttgaatgGAGCTGAGTAAGGCTCCTCGGCTGGTACCGTTCACAGACGGAGGTGGGAAGAGTGATGGTGTTGGTGTATCCAGCGGGGGAGGCGGTGGAACCcctggtggaggtggaggtggtggtggtaatgcCGACACACCTGAGGACATAAAGAAATCACAGTAAGCCACAGTATAGGCAAGTTGAGTCAAAGAGCTCACAGCAGCATGAATGATCAGGCTGCAACTGCTCCCCAGGAAGGATGTGTTACAGCCAGCATGGTGAACATGATGGAAGCGTGGTAGGGACAGATCTGGTCtgagagtcatgaagactcaggtTCTCATCCTCCCTATGCCCATAATggctagccgtgtgaccctgttCAAGTCGCCCAACCTAGTGCCTCTAGGTGACTCTCCAGGACTCTAAGGTGCAGAGGGCTCAGATCTTGTAAATATGCACATCGAGGTGATTCATaggaggccatccagtccagccctgttgctttacagatgaggaaacaaaggcccaggaAGGTCAAAGGAACATGTGAGTCAGTCAATGCCAAGACTGAACAGCACCAAACAGGAACCAATGTGAGTTAACTGTTGCCCTTAAAGTGTCACATGACCCCTCCTTTTAGAACTTTCAATGCCTTTGCTGAACAGAATCCAGTCTACAGAGGTCATTTCTGTGCTCTGGAGGCGGTCCCTGAAGGATGCCAATGTGGCACAGGGCACGGAATCCAGCCTTAgccgcttactagctgtgtgatcctggacaagcccacctcagtttcctcatacgtgAAATGGGAAGGATGatgtttgtaaaccttagagcactgtcacatgaatgctagctattaagaTTTTTAAGACGGGCATTTTTATACTTGACTTCAGTGCAGGGTTTGTAGCAGTGGCGATCAGTGTCTAAAAAGGCACTCTGACAGCTTTGTTGGGGGACGGGCGAGCCATGCAGTACACCTGTCATGTCATTGATGTAGGAAGCTTCCAGCATGGAAAAGTCCCTCTGCTGATAGGCAACTTTCCTGCAGCTCCTGAAAAGTGCCCAACCTGCCCCGTAACGCAAAGCGTCAAACCTCTGAGCATTCTCAGCTAGTTAAACCAGACCCATAGGAAGCCTCTCGGGGATAATCATCTCATTCTGGAGGAAATGGGgctgttttttgctttgttaaaaattatttttcagtgatcgagcacttattttttttctcccacaagACCCAAATCCCTGTAAGATGTCTCCATAATAAAGCAACATAACAGTCTAGTTATGAACCATGCCTCTAGCCAGGAGGAATGGTGCTTCACCCTCCTTAGGGGAGGTTTGCTGGATAGAAGCTTCCTTGGCCTGTTGGATGGGGGGCTCTGTCAGAAGTCACTGGAGGACCCGACCTTAAAACCAAATAGTGGAAGAATGAGAAGGATGCTGGGGTCAATGTCAAAAAAAGGTCTGCAGTTTCTTGAAGTATTGAGGGGCTCCCATTACAGACTAGACATCTTTTCCTACTCAGAACAAAATCTGGGCAAATGCAGGAAAACCCTCCAATAAAGCACAGGGCTGCGGCCCAGATTCAGCAGCATTGTGGGCCAGGCTGCCCTTGGTGCACACactcatgtaaaaaaaaaatgcacagagaTGCCCATAATACCTGCATGAACCTCTTCCCCCAACCCTGAGAGGGCACAGAAGGAGGGAATGGAGGAATTTTTCCCATTTCTGCCAGACTGCAATTGAGACCTAATAATGCAGGATTAAAGGTGTAATTGTGGAATGCAGACAGATGAGGACCACCAATGGAACAGGGAGACAAGGGCCAGCAAGCATGAAGGCATGGAATGAGCAACACCTGACCTCTCATACCTGGGAAGCACTCACCTTCGGTAACTTCATTTACCCACAGCTGGAATTAAGAATCACACGTAAATGCACCCTCTTGCTTCCTTGTATCTGCAGCCCCGGCATTTAGTACAGTGGCTGGCGCAaggtaagtccttaataaatgctccacCGTCATCTACCTATGCCTCTATTCACCTGTAGGTCCATCTACTAtctggctctgggcattctctctggctctccCTCCTGCCCAGAAAATTCTCCCTGCTTATCCCCCATCTCtagacctctctggcttcctttaagttccaactaaaatcctaccatcttccctaggaagccttccccagcccctcttaattatttccatCTTATACAGCTTGTTAGTATAGGTCTGTTTGCTGCCTTcctcattggactgtgagctcctgggggcagggcctgtctttggcctctttttgtatccccaggcttGGCACGGTGCCTAATGGATCTGTgttgtctccatctgtctctatctACGTAATGATAATGCTTAGAGACAAAGAGAACTTCAAATCCAATCCCACTGTTTCCAGACAACAgataagagagaatgaagaatgaaatgccACCATGTTTGATGGGAAGTGGGCCATTGGAGAAGCTGCCCTGCTTCTGCAGGGGGTGAAAGCTATGAAGCTTCACTGCTGCCCTCCAACTTTTGGAACATCCTGGAGGTCAAACGGTTACGACTGAAAGGGCTTTTTACCAGGTGAGAAGGTCCAGCTGGGCACAGCGGATACTGGGAAACATGGGCTTAAAGCCACTCCCCTCTTATGTGCAACCCTGGGCATGTTCCCTAAACTCCAAGTCTTCCCTGCCACCCTCCTGCATGAGGGAGTTGCTCCTCTGCATCCCTAATGGGAATCTACATAGGAGAAAACATAGGTCCCACAGGTATCCTCTCTGTTCCCCACTACTAAGGGGCCTTCAGATCTTTACAAAGACTCAGCAGGTGCAGATTTGCTGAGGGAGGCAGAGCAGCTTGTCTAAGTGGATCTGTCCAGTAGGATCATAAGCCTACCAGGCCCCCTGGGAGCCAATCTGCCCCTCAGCAGGACTTAGTGCCCACAGAGCCACCAGTGAAGAATGACAAGCTTTCACATTTACAGCCCAAGCTAAGTCACTATCAGCCTCTCAAGGTGTTCTGGCTGCTGCCCCCATGCTACCCAAGGCCACTAACTTAAAAGGGCTCACTATAGGGTAAAAGGCCTTCTGACCAGAGGCCCTGGGCCTTGAACTGTACTTATCCAACCAGAGAGAAGCATAGAtcgagagttgggagggaccttggagaccatcgaGACCTGCCCCTCATTCTGCAAAAGAGGGAATGGAGGCCAAGAGAGAGCATAAGcaatgtgcccaaggtcacccggtcaggaagtggcaaaaccaggattcaaacctggcctcCTGACTGCAGAGCTGGGTCTGCTCCAGTCAataaccacacacacatacccacagaCCCAGGCTAACAGGTCATAGCGGGTCAGGGCTCCAGGAGAACATGGGATGAGAGGAGAATGTCACAGAGAACAGGAGCAAAATCAACGGGCCTATGGTTTCTAATTTGTTTGCACTCCTGCCTGGATCAGAAGGAAGTGGGAAGTGCTGGAGGGAACAGAGGAGGGCCCCAAGGAAGGGACTGCGGGGCAGGTGAGCGAGTGCTTCTAAAGCTCGCGGCCATCCATGCCAGCAAAGGGCTTTGTGAGCCCCCAAGGAGAGCAGCCCAGGCCCCTGGTGGATGTCACATGTATAGACAGAAGCAGTAGCCAAAGGACCTGCATGGGGGCCACAGGAGGAAAGGCCTGAGTCAATCTTCAGTGCCAGGAAAGATGGCAGCACCAAGTGGGAGGCCGAGGTGAAAGGGGAAAACGACCTCtcactttttgggtttttttttgagggggggccagggcagttggggttaagtgacttgtccaaggtcacacagctagtaaatgtgtcaagtgtttgaggcctgatttcaactcaggtcctcctgactctagggccggtgctctacttactgcaccacctagctgccccacaaccACTCACTTTCATTGAGCCCCTTAGGGTCTTAAGTGAAAAGAAACAAAGTGGGGGATCCTCACTCCTGTGTTTTCCGACTTCTCTTTGGCCTTTGGACTCTGCTGTCAACTTCCACCTAAAACTGGTCGTGTCTCATTCAACAGGGAGCCGGACACAA contains the following coding sequences:
- the PDHB gene encoding pyruvate dehydrogenase E1 component subunit beta, mitochondrial, whose translation is MAAGLVRNGLTGCGQQVSRLLRRRFHRSAPAALQVTVRDALNQAMDEELERDEKVFLLGEEVAQYDGAYKVSRGLWKKYGDKRIIDTPISEMGFAGIAVGAAMAGLRPICEFMTFNFSMQAIDQVINSAAKTYYMSGGLQPVPIVFRGPNGASAGVAAQHSQCFAAWYGHCPGLKVVSPWNSEDSKGLMKSAIRDDNPVVVLENELMYGVPFEFSEEAQSKDFLIPIGKAKVEREGTHITLVSHSRPVGHCLEAAAILSKEGVECEVINLRSIRPMDIETIELSVMKTNHLVTVEGGWPQFGVGAEICARIMEGPAFNFLDAPAVRVTGADVPMPYAKILEENCIPQVKDIIFAAKKTLNI